A section of the Clostridium felsineum DSM 794 genome encodes:
- a CDS encoding TfoX/Sxy family protein, translating to MASSEEFMEYVSEQISGAGKITYRKMFGDYGVYCNGKIIGLVCDNQFFLKVTKVGRELLKEVVEAPAYNGARPSFLIENLEDREYLAKLVYETYEELPFQVKKVKKKKHKEV from the coding sequence ATGGCTTCAAGTGAAGAATTTATGGAATATGTTAGCGAACAAATAAGTGGTGCAGGCAAAATAACTTATAGAAAAATGTTTGGAGATTATGGAGTTTACTGTAACGGAAAAATAATAGGGTTAGTATGTGATAATCAGTTCTTTTTAAAGGTAACAAAGGTTGGAAGAGAATTGCTAAAAGAAGTTGTAGAAGCACCAGCTTATAATGGAGCAAGACCTTCTTTTTTAATTGAAAACTTAGAAGATAGAGAGTACTTAGCAAAGCTTGTATACGAAACCTATGAAGAACTTCCATTTCAAGTTAAGAAGGTAAAGAAGAAAAAACATAAAGAGGTCTAA
- a CDS encoding DMT family transporter, with product MIRALILGIAASFFFAFTFILNKQMNVSGGSWLFSSSLRYILTLPLLFIILIIKRDVLDVVKSIIKSPLKWVVWSTVGFGFFYAPLSFAAAYGSSWLIAGTWQITIICGALMSPLFFKTVETDKGSIKVRNMLPKKALLMSSIILIGIFLMQFEQAKGDILNVKTFLGISAVIVGAISYPLGNRKMMELCGSDLNTFQRVFGMTLCSMPFWIIILFSGVLSVGMPGESQLIEAFIVAVFSGIIATILFFKATDIVKNNTRKLAVIESTQSGEVIFTLLGGVLIFHDKAPMILAALGILLVVAGMILNSIMEI from the coding sequence ATGATAAGGGCACTTATACTTGGAATAGCAGCATCCTTCTTTTTTGCATTTACTTTTATCTTAAACAAACAAATGAATGTATCTGGCGGCAGCTGGCTTTTTAGTTCTTCTTTAAGATATATTTTAACCCTTCCTTTATTGTTCATTATACTTATAATAAAAAGAGATGTATTAGATGTAGTAAAAAGTATAATAAAAAGTCCTTTAAAATGGGTGGTGTGGAGTACGGTAGGCTTTGGATTTTTTTATGCTCCACTTAGCTTTGCAGCAGCTTATGGAAGTTCATGGTTAATTGCAGGAACCTGGCAGATAACCATAATTTGTGGAGCACTTATGTCGCCTTTATTTTTTAAAACTGTAGAAACTGATAAAGGCAGTATTAAAGTTAGAAATATGCTGCCTAAAAAAGCACTCTTAATGTCTTCAATAATTTTAATAGGTATATTTTTAATGCAATTTGAACAAGCAAAAGGAGATATATTAAATGTAAAAACATTTTTAGGAATATCAGCTGTTATTGTAGGAGCAATTTCTTATCCACTTGGCAATAGAAAGATGATGGAGCTTTGTGGAAGTGATCTTAATACCTTTCAAAGAGTTTTTGGAATGACGCTTTGTAGTATGCCCTTTTGGATAATTATATTGTTTTCTGGAGTTCTATCTGTGGGTATGCCAGGTGAAAGTCAACTGATTGAAGCTTTTATAGTTGCAGTATTTTCAGGAATTATTGCTACTATTTTATTTTTTAAGGCAACGGATATAGTGAAAAATAATACACGAAAGCTTGCGGTTATAGAGTCAACACAATCAGGAGAGGTTATATTTACACTTTTAGGTGGAGTTTTAATATTTCATGATAAAGCACCTATGATATTAGCAGCTTTAGGAATTCTTTTAGTAGTTGCAGGGATGATTTTGAATAGTATAATGGAGATATAA
- a CDS encoding GNAT family N-acetyltransferase — MSNQIIKLKLLEKQDLQKIINWNVDKSADDLMQWAGPKFNYPLTLKQLENYFLSEVFIEKVFVYKILLASTDEMIGTIEIREIDETNKIGKICRFLIGEKNNRGNHIGTAALNEILKIGFKDMNFKKITLGVFDFNYSAIRCYEKVGFVKESLSKNIRKVSNAYWNLYEMSILKPES, encoded by the coding sequence ATGAGTAATCAAATTATAAAGCTTAAATTGCTTGAGAAACAAGATCTACAAAAAATTATTAACTGGAATGTTGATAAATCTGCTGATGATCTAATGCAGTGGGCAGGTCCTAAATTTAACTATCCTTTAACACTTAAGCAACTTGAAAATTATTTTTTAAGTGAAGTATTCATAGAAAAAGTTTTTGTTTATAAAATACTACTTGCTAGTACTGACGAAATGATTGGCACAATTGAAATTAGAGAAATAGATGAAACTAATAAGATAGGCAAAATATGTAGATTTCTAATAGGTGAAAAAAATAATAGAGGCAACCATATAGGTACCGCCGCATTAAACGAAATATTAAAAATCGGTTTTAAAGATATGAATTTTAAAAAAATAACCCTTGGTGTATTTGATTTTAATTATTCTGCTATTAGATGTTATGAAAAAGTAGGCTTTGTTAAGGAAAGTTTATCAAAAAATATACGGAAAGTATCAAATGCTTATTGGAATTTATATGAAATGAGTATTTTAAAACCTGAATCCTAG
- a CDS encoding helix-turn-helix domain-containing protein yields MQDLNLIIGNKLKAIRTTRNLSLDEVSKLTGVSKGMLGQIERGQSNPTVSTLWKIATGLKVSFSLFTYENQEELKIICQNNIAPILENNDKMKLYPIFPFNANNGFEIFTIELEPSCNHMSPPHNKGVEEYIIVTDGEIEVSIAEKSFTLKKGNSIKFMADKPHTYRNLTSTKSTFQNIILYFK; encoded by the coding sequence ATGCAGGATTTAAATTTGATTATAGGAAACAAGTTAAAAGCTATAAGAACTACTAGAAATTTAAGCTTAGATGAAGTATCAAAGCTTACTGGTGTTAGCAAAGGAATGCTTGGTCAAATAGAAAGGGGGCAATCAAATCCAACAGTTTCTACCCTTTGGAAAATTGCCACTGGTTTAAAGGTATCCTTTTCACTATTTACTTACGAAAATCAAGAGGAACTTAAAATCATATGTCAAAATAATATTGCTCCAATACTGGAAAACAATGACAAAATGAAATTATATCCAATATTCCCCTTCAATGCAAATAACGGCTTTGAAATATTTACAATAGAGCTAGAGCCGTCTTGTAATCATATGTCTCCTCCACATAACAAAGGTGTTGAAGAATACATAATAGTTACAGATGGAGAAATTGAAGTTTCTATAGCTGAGAAAAGTTTCACTTTAAAAAAAGGAAATTCTATAAAGTTTATGGCTGATAAGCCCCATACCTATAGAAATCTAACTAGCACAAAATCTACTTTTCAAAATATCATACTTTATTTTAAATAG
- a CDS encoding CPBP family intramembrane glutamic endopeptidase: MDFNLFKNIKTRYLFIAMTAVTIISSIALVFIEAALRLGFSNDYAEVYSLIVTLAWFVMALVFVRKKNISMKSFLGKFPKKSFVLEVPLTWIITYIGALGAILILYFMVSKLTPNLLSSVQSNVEEQPTILSNNIFVVISFLGTVVAAPIVEEFIFRGILFRRLYSKFGIIIGILLSSLIFFLLHFTINFIIFFLGMALAILTYKYKSLVPAICLHALNNCITFFIERAKSSSNATTSSDSLVSTATLIVGIIFFIMYLVFLILNLRKCYKIKVLSEE, encoded by the coding sequence TTGGATTTTAATCTTTTTAAAAATATAAAAACTAGATATCTATTTATAGCTATGACAGCCGTAACAATAATTAGTAGTATAGCTTTAGTTTTTATTGAAGCAGCTTTAAGATTAGGTTTCAGTAATGATTATGCTGAAGTATATAGTTTAATTGTAACCTTAGCCTGGTTTGTTATGGCTTTAGTATTTGTAAGGAAGAAAAATATAAGTATGAAGTCATTCTTAGGAAAATTTCCAAAGAAAAGTTTTGTACTTGAGGTACCATTGACATGGATAATAACTTATATTGGGGCTTTAGGAGCTATTTTAATACTATATTTTATGGTTTCTAAATTAACTCCAAATTTACTAAGTAGTGTACAATCTAATGTAGAAGAACAGCCAACAATATTAAGCAATAATATTTTTGTTGTTATATCATTCTTAGGTACAGTTGTCGCTGCGCCTATAGTGGAAGAATTTATATTTAGGGGAATACTTTTTAGGAGATTATATAGTAAATTTGGCATAATAATAGGTATTTTATTGTCTTCCCTTATATTTTTTCTATTACATTTTACAATTAATTTTATAATATTCTTTTTAGGTATGGCCTTAGCTATTTTAACTTATAAATATAAATCATTAGTACCAGCCATATGTTTACATGCCCTTAATAATTGCATTACTTTTTTTATTGAGAGAGCAAAGAGTAGTTCGAATGCAACTACTTCAAGTGATTCACTTGTTAGTACAGCAACTTTAATAGTAGGAATTATATTTTTTATTATGTACTTAGTATTTTTAATCTTAAATTTAAGGAAATGCTATAAGATTAAAGTTTTAAGTGAAGAATAA
- a CDS encoding GNAT family N-acetyltransferase: MIKKLRLLKVEDIEILFNWNINEKHYEYYTCRPLNEHKTFEDYRNRIIDLISTKKQMVHILVEEDMVLGKITLFDFNTRNKSAEVGYYIPSPNRCKGLGSFMLKSFIETVFEDDKLNLNKIYATTASNNYPSIKLLEKSGFKLDGRLREHYFIDENRYDQLIYSMLKREWIK, encoded by the coding sequence ATGATTAAAAAGCTTAGATTACTAAAAGTAGAGGATATAGAAATACTATTTAATTGGAATATAAATGAAAAGCATTATGAATATTATACTTGTAGACCACTAAATGAGCATAAAACTTTTGAGGACTATAGAAACAGAATAATAGATTTGATTTCAACGAAAAAGCAAATGGTCCATATTCTGGTAGAAGAAGATATGGTTTTAGGTAAAATAACCTTATTCGATTTTAACACTAGAAATAAAAGTGCAGAGGTAGGATATTATATTCCCTCCCCAAATAGATGCAAAGGTCTTGGCAGTTTTATGTTAAAGAGTTTTATTGAAACAGTATTTGAGGATGATAAATTAAACTTAAATAAAATTTATGCAACAACAGCTTCAAATAACTATCCCTCAATAAAGCTTTTGGAGAAAAGTGGATTTAAGCTAGATGGAAGGCTTAGAGAACATTATTTTATTGATGAAAACAGATATGACCAACTTATATACTCTATGCTAAAAAGGGAATGGATTAAATAA
- a CDS encoding DNA topology modulation protein, with the protein MKKVGNKVIVIGSPGSGKSTFSKKLAKMLKLPLIHLDKEYWNSGWAQTPKEEWREKQEEFIKGDKWIIDGNYGSTMDIRLKEADTIVCFNLPRTICLFRAFKRYISNINKVRDDMAEGCKENFDFEFAKYIWDFPKSFGERNLKIINENSNKKIIIFKKRNDSNNFIKSL; encoded by the coding sequence ATGAAAAAAGTAGGCAACAAAGTAATAGTAATAGGTTCTCCGGGAAGTGGGAAAAGCACTTTTTCTAAAAAGCTAGCTAAGATGCTAAAGCTTCCATTAATACACTTGGATAAGGAATATTGGAACTCTGGCTGGGCTCAAACACCTAAAGAGGAGTGGAGAGAAAAGCAGGAGGAATTTATAAAAGGAGACAAATGGATTATAGACGGAAATTATGGTTCTACAATGGATATAAGGCTTAAAGAAGCAGATACTATTGTATGTTTTAATCTTCCAAGAACCATTTGTCTTTTTAGAGCTTTTAAGAGATATATATCAAATATAAATAAAGTAAGAGATGATATGGCAGAGGGCTGCAAGGAAAATTTTGATTTTGAATTTGCAAAATATATATGGGATTTCCCTAAAAGCTTTGGAGAAAGGAACCTTAAAATTATAAATGAAAATAGTAATAAGAAAATTATAATTTTTAAAAAGAGAAATGATTCAAATAATTTTATAAAATCTCTTTAG
- a CDS encoding carbonic anhydrase has translation MKEEFLAIEKKLMDGNKRFISNKLENKDFSKKHRKDLKDNGQKPMAVVISCSDSRVPPEIVFDLGIGDIFTVRNAGNVVDENVIGNVEFAVSHLDAKYILVMGHEKCGAVEEAVKGIETYNKLEGFIKPLENIVVEAIEHNKNFTQSELMDVIEDKNVELSASKLLQSKMLRELYEKDEIKIVKAKYFHEAGEVKILK, from the coding sequence ATGAAGGAAGAATTTTTAGCTATAGAAAAGAAACTTATGGATGGTAATAAGAGATTTATATCAAATAAATTAGAAAATAAGGATTTTTCAAAAAAACATAGGAAAGATTTAAAAGATAATGGACAAAAACCTATGGCTGTTGTTATCTCCTGTTCTGATTCACGCGTTCCTCCTGAAATAGTTTTTGATCTTGGTATTGGTGATATATTTACTGTTCGGAATGCAGGTAATGTTGTAGATGAAAATGTAATAGGAAATGTAGAATTTGCAGTAAGTCATTTAGATGCAAAATATATTTTAGTAATGGGGCATGAAAAATGTGGTGCAGTTGAAGAGGCTGTTAAAGGAATAGAAACTTATAATAAACTGGAGGGTTTTATTAAACCATTAGAGAATATAGTGGTTGAAGCTATAGAACATAATAAAAACTTTACACAAAGTGAACTTATGGACGTTATAGAGGATAAAAATGTAGAGCTTTCAGCAAGTAAACTCCTTCAGAGTAAAATGCTTAGAGAACTTTATGAAAAAGATGAAATTAAAATAGTAAAGGCGAAATACTTTCATGAAGCTGGTGAGGTTAAAATTTTAAAGTAA
- a CDS encoding FIST signal transduction protein translates to MNTCCGYSFSSSAETAVNEASKDIKAPKLIIYFSKVSFFKDVTTLLKQKFPNSTIIGGTSCGEISKDGINDGLSLIAFGENIECKTMIMENISGAPITYIEKLKEFKKGFNTQNTIVFEMTDGLSNSEEKSIAVLNSVFEDDNIPIVGGSTADDLSFTRTFISYNGEIYSNVTIVTMLHNNNGKIRVYKENIYEPTEREFVVTKANPHERKIYELDGKPIIDVYANSLKISRNDIAKYFMSNPIGKIIGDETFISSFKKIEDDGSLSLYARIYQNSYVNILKPKDPMKVLTNTINKAKKEIPKISGSIVVNCIFRTLLFKNTNFTNKFTNKLQDLGEFAGITTYGEQLNNKHLNQTMVLICFE, encoded by the coding sequence ATGAATACATGCTGCGGATATAGTTTTTCTAGTAGTGCTGAAACTGCTGTTAATGAAGCTTCAAAAGATATTAAGGCTCCAAAACTAATTATATATTTCTCAAAAGTTAGTTTTTTTAAGGATGTTACTACATTACTCAAACAAAAATTCCCCAACTCAACTATTATAGGAGGTACGTCCTGTGGTGAAATATCTAAAGATGGAATAAACGACGGTCTATCTCTTATAGCTTTTGGTGAAAACATTGAGTGTAAAACAATGATTATGGAAAATATAAGTGGAGCACCTATTACGTACATTGAAAAATTAAAGGAATTCAAAAAAGGCTTTAACACACAAAACACTATAGTTTTTGAAATGACAGATGGCTTGTCAAATTCAGAAGAAAAAAGCATTGCTGTTCTTAACAGTGTTTTTGAAGATGACAATATTCCTATTGTTGGCGGTAGTACTGCGGATGATTTAAGTTTTACTAGAACTTTTATTTCCTATAATGGTGAAATTTACTCAAATGTAACAATTGTAACTATGCTGCATAACAATAACGGAAAAATACGTGTTTACAAAGAAAATATATATGAACCCACTGAACGCGAATTTGTTGTTACCAAAGCAAATCCCCATGAAAGGAAAATATATGAACTGGATGGTAAACCTATAATCGATGTATATGCAAATAGCTTAAAGATATCTAGAAACGATATAGCGAAATACTTCATGTCTAATCCTATAGGAAAAATTATAGGTGATGAAACTTTTATATCTTCTTTTAAAAAAATTGAAGATGATGGCTCTCTATCACTCTATGCAAGAATATATCAAAATTCCTATGTAAACATTTTAAAGCCTAAAGATCCCATGAAAGTTTTAACAAACACTATAAATAAAGCAAAAAAAGAAATACCAAAAATATCTGGTTCCATTGTAGTTAATTGTATATTTAGAACTCTTCTTTTTAAGAATACCAACTTTACAAATAAGTTCACAAATAAGCTTCAAGATTTAGGTGAATTTGCCGGAATTACAACTTATGGTGAGCAGCTTAACAATAAACATCTTAACCAAACAATGGTTTTAATTTGTTTTGAATAG
- a CDS encoding methyl-accepting chemotaxis protein: MSWFNKSKEETNPNNVNLHSQINTLSQEKFSYTDKTINETTILITKRVSSLMDAEADFIKFISKIHNSAKATNSSLDHISASVEEFHSNIQLLVENSKTIDDTVKNGNSLISKGENSVTSINAEIISISDSIKSFESNFNDLQNSIKEINSFSNKIIDISEQTDMLSLNASIEAARAGEAGRGFAVVANEVKNLANETKNLSSSISANLKNISSSASELNNNLVSILKKLENGVEKTNNSLEIFSNIKESNGNISNKTAAMTNSFTESVSAMDEINNSVMEISHKTIDDINLVKGLQKQETLKTDYFTDILSFLEQLEYVIKNKPKY; encoded by the coding sequence ATGTCATGGTTTAATAAAAGCAAGGAAGAAACTAATCCTAATAATGTAAATTTACATTCTCAAATAAATACTTTATCTCAGGAAAAATTTTCATATACAGACAAAACTATAAACGAAACAACTATACTCATAACAAAAAGAGTGTCTTCACTTATGGATGCAGAGGCCGATTTTATAAAATTTATTAGTAAAATTCACAACTCTGCTAAAGCTACTAATTCTAGTTTGGATCATATCTCCGCTTCTGTTGAAGAATTTCACTCAAATATACAACTATTAGTAGAAAACTCAAAAACAATCGATGATACTGTTAAAAATGGCAATTCTCTTATATCTAAAGGTGAAAATAGTGTTACTTCTATAAATGCTGAAATAATTTCAATATCCGATTCTATAAAATCCTTTGAATCTAACTTTAATGATCTTCAAAATAGTATAAAAGAGATTAATTCTTTTTCAAATAAAATTATTGATATATCTGAACAAACTGATATGTTATCCTTAAATGCAAGTATTGAAGCAGCTCGTGCTGGTGAAGCTGGTCGTGGTTTTGCAGTTGTTGCTAATGAAGTTAAAAATTTAGCTAACGAAACAAAAAATTTATCAAGTTCAATATCTGCAAATTTAAAAAATATAAGTTCTTCCGCTAGTGAACTAAACAATAATTTAGTAAGCATCCTAAAAAAACTAGAAAATGGAGTAGAGAAAACAAATAATTCTCTTGAAATTTTTTCTAATATAAAAGAATCCAATGGTAATATTAGTAACAAAACCGCAGCCATGACCAATTCCTTCACCGAGTCAGTTTCTGCTATGGATGAAATAAATAACTCTGTAATGGAAATTTCACATAAAACAATAGATGATATAAACCTCGTAAAAGGACTTCAAAAACAAGAAACCTTAAAGACAGACTACTTTACTGATATTTTAAGCTTCTTAGAGCAACTAGAATATGTAATTAAAAACAAACCCAAATATTAA
- a CDS encoding chloramphenicol acetyltransferase, with product MNFIDVESLKRKDHYNYFKSLDSPHFNICANVDITNFYNYIKKNNLPFFVSVLYAATKAANSIKEFKLRIRGDKLIEHEFVNPSFTVMAKDEVFNFCEVDFLPEYKSFKSSALTEIEKVKNARTLNKDSNRDDLLYMTSIPWISFTSITHPISLSPADSIPRIAWGKYFNEGTTIKLPLSVQVHHALVDGVHVGHYFNNIQQILDNPENEL from the coding sequence GTGAACTTTATTGACGTAGAAAGCTTAAAAAGAAAAGATCATTATAATTATTTTAAAAGCCTAGATTCTCCTCATTTTAACATTTGCGCAAATGTAGACATTACTAATTTTTATAATTATATAAAGAAAAACAATCTACCGTTTTTCGTATCAGTTCTATATGCCGCTACTAAAGCTGCAAACAGCATAAAAGAATTCAAACTCAGAATAAGAGGAGATAAATTAATAGAACATGAATTTGTAAATCCATCCTTCACTGTGATGGCTAAAGATGAGGTATTTAATTTTTGTGAAGTAGACTTTCTGCCGGAATATAAATCCTTTAAGTCCAGCGCCCTAACTGAAATTGAAAAAGTGAAGAATGCTAGAACTTTAAACAAAGATTCAAATCGTGATGACCTTTTATACATGACTAGTATACCTTGGATTTCATTTACAAGTATAACTCACCCAATTAGCTTAAGTCCTGCTGACAGCATTCCACGAATAGCCTGGGGTAAATACTTTAATGAAGGCACTACAATTAAATTACCTCTTTCTGTACAAGTTCATCATGCTTTAGTTGATGGTGTTCATGTGGGCCATTACTTTAATAATATACAACAAATTTTAGATAATCCTGAAAATGAGTTATAA
- a CDS encoding GNAT family N-acetyltransferase, translating to MKLVKPNIEYKNQVIEYKKEFLDYKENLAGASYLQEYDSYEQWLEFLKDNEEESTKHTEVTADEFLLIRENDNRVIGMINIRHALNGYLYNYGGHIGYSVKKSERRKGYAKEMLKMALQHCIKFKMDKVLLTCDANNIASERTIKACGGVLENEVLNGGTLVKRYWIKL from the coding sequence ATGAAATTGGTAAAACCAAATATTGAATACAAAAATCAAGTTATAGAATATAAAAAGGAATTTTTAGACTATAAAGAAAATTTAGCAGGGGCATCATATCTTCAAGAATACGATTCATATGAACAGTGGCTAGAATTTTTAAAGGATAATGAAGAAGAAAGCACAAAACATACTGAAGTTACTGCTGATGAATTTTTATTAATCAGAGAAAATGATAATAGAGTGATTGGTATGATAAATATAAGACATGCATTAAATGGATATTTGTATAATTATGGAGGTCACATAGGATATAGTGTAAAGAAGAGTGAACGTAGAAAGGGGTATGCTAAAGAAATGCTTAAAATGGCACTTCAGCATTGTATAAAATTTAAAATGGATAAGGTACTACTTACCTGTGATGCTAATAATATTGCCTCTGAAAGAACAATAAAGGCTTGTGGTGGAGTATTAGAAAATGAAGTGTTAAATGGTGGAACATTAGTTAAGAGATATTGGATTAAATTATAA
- a CDS encoding aromatic acid exporter family protein produces the protein MRIIGLRTLKTAVGAALAIIIAGVLGLKYPTAAGIITILSVQNTKKTSIVIAIQRLASTVLALTISCIIFKVSGYNPVSFGVYLAIFIPLTVLLNLTEGIAVSSVLVTHLLVEKSISLFWLENELLLMVIGAGIAILLNTYMPKIDKKIKENQIEIEGFMRKILLNMADELRGKKIEDENHKLFNELSLAIKSGSERAYRNLNNNIISYDKYYVMYMEMRNMQFEILKYMRNHFTKFYMTLEQTELVAEVTEKIGKQLHEENPVDTLIEDLKRLFKTFKDQKLPEIREEFENRAMLFQFLNDLEYFLEIKREFIRKKENV, from the coding sequence ATGAGAATCATTGGACTTAGAACCCTGAAAACAGCAGTAGGTGCAGCACTAGCAATTATAATTGCAGGAGTTTTGGGCTTGAAATATCCAACAGCAGCGGGAATTATAACAATACTTAGCGTTCAAAACACAAAGAAAACTTCAATTGTTATAGCCATTCAAAGGTTGGCATCAACAGTACTCGCGCTTACTATAAGCTGTATAATATTTAAAGTTTCAGGCTACAATCCTGTAAGTTTTGGAGTTTATCTGGCTATTTTTATTCCACTTACAGTATTATTAAACCTTACAGAGGGGATTGCAGTTAGCTCTGTACTAGTTACCCATCTTTTAGTTGAAAAAAGTATATCTTTATTTTGGCTTGAAAATGAACTTTTATTAATGGTAATAGGTGCAGGTATAGCAATACTTTTAAACACATATATGCCTAAAATAGATAAAAAGATAAAGGAAAATCAAATTGAGATAGAAGGCTTTATGAGAAAAATACTTTTAAATATGGCAGATGAACTTAGAGGAAAAAAAATAGAAGACGAAAACCATAAATTATTTAATGAGCTTTCATTGGCAATAAAAAGTGGAAGTGAAAGAGCGTATAGAAATCTTAATAACAACATAATTAGTTATGATAAATACTATGTTATGTACATGGAAATGCGAAATATGCAATTTGAAATTTTGAAGTACATGAGAAATCACTTTACAAAATTTTATATGACCCTTGAGCAAACAGAACTGGTAGCAGAGGTGACTGAAAAAATAGGCAAACAACTTCATGAAGAAAATCCAGTGGATACTCTTATAGAAGATTTAAAAAGACTTTTTAAAACCTTTAAAGATCAAAAGCTGCCAGAAATAAGAGAAGAATTTGAAAATAGAGCAATGCTGTTTCAATTTTTAAATGATTTGGAATATTTTCTTGAAATAAAAAGAGAATTTATAAGAAAGAAAGAGAATGTTTAG
- the fucO gene encoding lactaldehyde reductase: protein MANRMVLNETSYIGEGAIENIVTEAKIRGYKKALVVTDKDLIKFNVVSNVTELLKANDLDFEIFDEVKANPTIKVVKSGIEKYKTANADYLIAIGGGSSIDTSKAIGIIINNPEFSDVRSLEGAVETKNKCVPIIAVPTTAGTAAEVTINYVITDEEKKRKFVCVDPHDIPVIAIVDSKMMSSMPKGLTAATGMDALTHAIEGYVTKGAWELTDTLHLKAIEIISRSLRSAVKNEPKGREDMALGQYVAGMGFSNVGLGIVHSMAHPLGAFYDTPHGVANAVILPYVMEYNAPATGEKYREIARKMGVKDVDSMSQEEYRKAAIDAVKKLSKDVGIPETLKEIGVKEEDLHALSESAMADACTPGNPRDTSIEEIYKIYKSIY from the coding sequence ATGGCAAATAGAATGGTTTTAAATGAAACAAGCTATATAGGTGAAGGCGCAATTGAAAATATTGTGACAGAGGCTAAAATAAGAGGATATAAAAAAGCACTAGTGGTTACAGATAAGGATTTAATAAAGTTTAATGTAGTTAGCAATGTAACAGAGCTTTTAAAGGCAAATGACCTAGACTTCGAAATATTTGATGAGGTAAAAGCAAATCCAACTATAAAGGTAGTTAAAAGTGGTATAGAAAAATATAAAACTGCAAATGCAGATTACTTAATAGCAATAGGAGGAGGTTCTTCAATAGATACTTCTAAGGCTATAGGAATAATTATAAATAATCCTGAATTTTCAGATGTAAGAAGTCTTGAAGGAGCAGTAGAAACTAAAAATAAATGTGTTCCAATAATTGCAGTGCCAACAACAGCAGGAACAGCGGCGGAGGTTACAATTAACTATGTAATAACTGATGAAGAGAAAAAACGTAAATTTGTATGTGTAGATCCACATGATATACCAGTTATAGCTATTGTGGATTCAAAAATGATGTCATCAATGCCAAAGGGCTTAACAGCTGCAACAGGTATGGATGCATTAACACATGCTATTGAGGGATATGTTACAAAGGGAGCCTGGGAATTAACAGATACACTTCACCTAAAGGCTATAGAAATTATTTCTCGTTCACTTAGAAGTGCTGTGAAAAATGAGCCTAAAGGTAGAGAGGATATGGCATTGGGTCAATATGTTGCAGGTATGGGTTTTAGTAACGTAGGTCTTGGAATTGTTCACTCAATGGCGCATCCACTAGGAGCTTTTTATGATACACCACATGGAGTTGCAAATGCTGTAATATTACCATATGTTATGGAATACAATGCACCAGCTACAGGAGAGAAGTATAGAGAAATAGCCCGCAAGATGGGAGTTAAAGATGTAGATTCAATGTCACAGGAGGAATATAGAAAAGCAGCTATTGATGCAGTTAAAAAGCTTTCAAAGGATGTAGGAATTCCTGAAACATTAAAAGAGATAGGCGTTAAAGAAGAAGATCTTCATGCACTTTCAGAATCAGCTATGGCAGATGCATGTACACCTGGAAATCCAAGGGATACAAGCATTGAAGAAATATATAAAATTTACAAATCAATTTATTAG